AACTATGCCCCCAACCCCCCATTAAATGGCTCTCTAGACCCAAGACCCTGTTCTTCACTATTGCCgatgaaaagagacaaaagagaaaagctgCTGCGGCCGGTCTGAAGCGTCTTTAACACGTGTTAATCGAGAGCCATAGGGACACAAGGACACGTGAGGATCTATGTCTGTGGCAGGACAAAAAAGTTACCTGTCATTTCCCAAGTTTTCTGCTTTTTACCTCTGCAGTTTAGatctaaggggaaaaaatgatttaGTGATTTAGCGTAGACTTATTTTTCTAGCTAAGGgatccagggagggagggaacgaGGAacgagaggaggaggaaaagggaactACCATCTGTTGTGTCCTGCTCCGGGGCAGACACGGCACCAGGTGCTTCAGGCACAGCACCTCGACCTcgcagcagccctgggaggcaggaccGCCCTCGTTTCAGAGAGCTGGAAgcggaggctcagagagcttcagTGACTTGTTCAGACCCACACGAACTGAGAGCTCTAGGTCTTAAGGCCTCAGGTTCAAGGTTCTCAGACCGATGTTCTTCCAACATTAACATGCTAGCTTGGAATTCATAACTTCTCCTCCCCCACATTTACTTATGCAGTAAATACGTTTCAACTGTTTCACTTTGACACAAGtatctctctctttaaaatttcattaaaaattaactatttcTCTAAATTTATGAATCAGTTTGCTTGCCATGCaaatactgaaaaaatatcttctaagatgaatgaatgagaaaaaattttatacttgtatttttaaatcctcattaatattattttcacaCTGCAGTTAAAatgtttatcaaaataaaatgttgaatagtaCAATAActaatttctttgaaaaacacaacTGACATAAACTAATATTATCAAATCTTGAAGAAACGTCCTGGTTTCTAGGAAGATGCAGCATATTTAGGGCCCATGCTTCCTGGTTCACCCAGACATTTCCAGTTACACGTGATTACCCCGGTTAACCATTAAGCAAGCATTCTCTTTCTGACTCTCAAAAGTGGTCTAGTTTGGTGGATTTGGGAtgataaaaaatatgtttatccaAAGCATATCAAGTATATACACACATTAaccctcagttaaaaaaaattttaacaaaatttctgtttccttatctatgcAGGCTTATGAAATTACTATTCTATTTATCTAGAAGATATTGTAAGTAACACATACATACAGTTTGCTTTGTAATGAATACTGAAAAACAATGACAAGAAGCACACACACCTTCTGGCATATTCGTTTTGGTTTGAAACAGAAGCTTGCTCTGGATCCATCCCCACCAGGCGAGTTGGGAAACTGCAACCATCACCCAAACTGCATAACAGAAAATATCAGTaatgattgaaatcatattacGTAAACCAAAGTGATCAGATTTAACACTTATTTTTTGGAGGCATGGTATAAATTATCATAACTTGTCATTTCAGAGAATAATTCTTAACATTTCTAATTTAGAATGTTAATCagcctccattaaaaaaataagcctttttcttttataatttacatacacTTAAAAACCATATCTTGAGCTCCTTATtgctggagaaggagaaaagtgCCCCGTATCCTTTCAGGACTCTTGGTCTTTTGGGCGTGACAGAAATCGactgagggaagagggaggaaaatgCCCTGGATCCCTGCAggattaatttattcaaaaaggaaataatagaaaaagaatcaacatgcaaaagtcttgtgaagaaaatgaaggaaaaccaCAGAACATGCCAAAGGCTGAGGAAGACCGCCCTTCGGAAGATGTACCacaggaggcagaaggaaatcCTCAACCTTCCGAAGAAGGTGTAAgccaggaggcagaaggaaacCTTAGAGGAGGGCTGATTCAACCTGGCCAGGGACTTAAAGAGGACACTCCCGTTAGGCATTTGGACCCTGAAGAAATGATTAGAGGAGTAGATGAGTTGGAAAGGCTTATAGAAGAGTTAAGAAGAGTAAGAAACAAATTTGTGATGATGCTTTGGAAGCAAAGACATTCACGCAGCCGTCCTTATCCTGTGTGCTTTAGGCCTTGAATTCtttttttgtctgatattaaaatCTGGCCCCTGCTTTCTTTCTGTTAGCATTTTCTGATGTATCTTTGaccttcattttacttttaatcgTCTGGTGGAATTTTGTTTTAGGTAGTTTCTTTGTTACCAGCACCTCACTGGATTTTGTATTTTAAACCATTCTCTAGGTCTGTTTTTCAATTGGGAAGTTTCACATATAtgcatgaaaatatgttcattcCATATTGTAAAGTAAAACATAACAGGTTACAAAGCAGCATATTTAGTATCAGCTCACATATGTAGGATAAAATcccaaattgtgtgtgtgtgtgtgcacgtgtgtacatacatacatacatgcatacatacatacatatatcaaaaacTTAACTGTGCTTATTTCCGTgtggtgtgtttttctttttgcttatatgtattttttaatgaacacgtgtcacacacacaaaaaattaaaatttttttaataagtaagAGTCAATCAAATAATTTGTAACCAGCTTATAAGGGCAATGGGGGCACCTAAACTCTTGATGaaagaactattaaaaaatataaacctcAAATTGCCTCTGGATGTCTCAGCCAGAGGAATAAAACTGGCAATTactacagaaaggaaaaaaaaaaaaaataacaatatcttCCATGGCTACTAAGATTATAATACTTCAAACATAGATATTCAAATATTAGGGTAACTCACCTACTCATCACAATCATTTAAGACCTCACAAAGGCTCAAACTGAAATTCAAGACCTAAGTTCCacatgtttattcattcaacaacattcattaaacaaatatttactgaatgtctacGATGTTCTGGGTACTATTTTAAGGGCTAGGGATATAGtagggaacaaaagagaaaaaaatctctgccctcaagaagtttCCAGTCTAAGAAAAGTAAAGATACACCTTACTTTCACATTTTAGAAACATCAAAATTGTCTTCAAGAGAGACTTTGACCTCTAGACAAGATGGATTAACTGGTAAGTTTTGCCTCCTGTTGTAAACAGCCAGCAAAGCGAACAGCATACACAAGTGTTTGCAAAACAAGCAGCGCAGAACTGTGGTCTCTGAAAGAAGAGAAACCAACCCAGTGAGTCCCAGCTTTCCGCCAGGACCTGAGCATCAGGAGGGGAAAGCAGCAGAGCAGGGGGCCTCACTGAAGCGAGGCGACAGACGGGGGGTTCTGAGGTGAGGTGGCCTGAATCTATCCGACAGAGCTGAGGAAGAAGGAGATGCGAAGAAAAGGCTACAGAATTCTGCACAGGGTTTTACTGGAGTCTTCCAATGAATACTAAGCTACACACGTGAATGTGGGAAAAGAACAACTGGGAAGTGTGCCGTGAACAGTTCACAGAGCTGGTGCCCAGGGCACGGAAGGCGTTCAAATTTGACCAGCCAGAGCAGAGAGATCTTACTGGACACCCAAGTTCAGCAGAGACCCCAGCAGGCTCCCACCTTTGTTGAAGGCTAAACATGCCTTAGAGAAAACGCCAACTTAACAAAGCTTAAAACAGCCTTAAAAAGGACCAGGCTGAAACACAAGTAACTTAACTGAgccaaaacaaaactcaacattCTTTAAAGGGagacaataaaatttaaacacGCAGAATTCAAAATGTCCaccatccaatcaaaaattactagCATGAAAAGTAGCAGAAAAATGCAATCCACAACTAAGAAAAAACAGTCAacagaaaagaattagaaatgaCTATGAAGACCTGAAACAAGGACTTCAAAATAGTGATTATAAAGATGTTTGTGACTCAACAGGAAAGAAGTGGATAGAATGAAGAGAAAGtaagatataaaaaaagaaccaaattgaacttctagaactgaaaaatctaatatctgaaatgaaatttCACTGAATGAGCTTAACAGTAGAGAAGACattacagaagaaaagatcagccAACTTatagacatagcaatagaaattatccaaaatgaagcaaagagaaaaaagaagggggtggggagggagggacatgATAGCAATGACCTGTACGTCACAATCAAGCAATTTAGCAAGTGTTTATTTAAGAGCACCTGAAAAGCCAGTGGCAGGAGTGCACAGGAAGAGTGGGAGCAGGCAGAAAAAACAATTGAAGACAtatgatgaaaatattcaaatatgatGAAAACCATAAATTCACAAATCCAAGACACCTAATGAACTTCAGAGAGGATAACATAAAGAAAACCAGACCAAGGAACTCCATCGTCAAACTGcttaaaaccagtgataaagacaGTATCTTTAATGTAGCCAGGAAAAAAAGACTGAGTAATTTATAAACAGTGGAGTAAAGATGAGAGTGAGGCTGATTTCTTGTCACAAACAAcacaagccagaagacaatggaacagcatctttaaggaaaagaaaacaaaccaacaaacctGTCAAGGTTGAAATCTGTTTACAgaaaataaccttaaaaaaaaaatagtctgtaTTCCAACCAAAGTGGAAAAACCTTGTAATGCAGGAGACAAGAGATAATATACACAGGAGAGTGGTGCACTTGAAGACAGAGCAATAGGATCCATCCAAACCAAACACAGAAAAGAGACGGAAGAAAAGCTGGACCGTGCATCAGTGAGTTGTGGTGGAGCTGTGAGTGGACTGAGAAGCATGAACTGGAGTCCCTGCAGTAAGGAGGGGAGAGCGATGAcagaagtatttgaagaaataactgttaaaatattttccacatttgaTGAAAGTTATAAAATCACAGATCCAAAAAGCTCCACCAATCCTAAGttcaagaaatatgaagaaaacaatgccaagccacatcataatcaaattgtgTGAAACTAGTGCTcaacagaaaatcttaaaagcagtcagagaaaaaaagacacattacatataaagtaaaaaagataatAACGATCAcaaacttctcatcagaaaaaaatgtaaggcAGAAGACAGGCAAGCAacatctagaattctataccaagcaaaaatgtctttcaaaaatgaaggcaaaataagtCATTTTCAGACCAAAAAAGGCAATACAGTTAAGGAAAAAAACTCCACAACAGTTACAAATATGTCACttgagtttcaaatattttttccctttctataaTGACTTTGGTATACAGATGGCCTAGGATGGCTGGGaatttgggagaaaaggaaactatgaaTCATCTTGAGCACACATTCTCATTTAGATTTGAGGTAAAAAGACACAATAGAATATATAATCTGtgatggaatcttttttttttttaagattttatttttcctttttcttcccaaagcccctggtacataattgtatattttcagctgtgggtccttctagttgtggcatgtgggacgcctcctcagcatggcctgatgagcggtgccatgtctgcacccaggatctgaaccagaaaaccccggggccgccgaagtagagcatgcaaatttaaccactctgccacggggccggcccctgtgacgGAGTCTTTGAAGATATGGCTAATAAGTAAAAATCCTTATAATTCTCCACTTCAAgcaacttattttcattttaaagcaaaaagagtgattcttattttttataaatcatCTTTTTTCCCTACTTTCCTTTTAAATATACGCCCAAACTCTCCTTTACCCTATCtagtaaaaaacataaaaaataaaatattttatacaatcaAGATATTCTGAATTTTCATTCTCAAGGCTCATAAGAATGTCATTATATATTGAATTCTCTAAATCTTAAAACATTTAACCAGCGAGACAGAGACTATCACATACTCCATAATTTCTGAGACCTGCTTTTTATAAATTACCTTGAAAATATTGGAAGTAGCCAATATTTCTTTTCATCACCAAAGACTTGTCTCCAATTTTTACTGCATCCAAGAGAGAAACCATTTCCATCAGGTCCATAGGAAAATGTGGGTGCACGGAATGATTctgttttatgtatatatgaaaaaaaaaagagttaatctatttaaaaattataggaGGGATGGAAAGTACCAATTTTACTACTTTATATCTTTGGTATCGAAAGCtacaaatataattcaaaatgaattgTATATTTCTaacaattaaaagataaatttctgaaacttattttggaaaaaatattaccTCTGAATACTTCTTCAcccttgaaaaatgaaaatgtcaaaatGATTATCTAATATTACTGAAAATCTACTGAAGTGTTCAGTATATCTTACTTTGTTTTGGTGTATGTGTTTTCTTAAAGACATTCTAATTCTTgcaacttcattcattcattatttatgaACTTCCTACTATGCGCCTGATGGCACAGTACCAGGTATTTGGGATCCAAAGATAAATTAGATGAAATTCCTACCAAAGAACCCAGAGTCTAACAAAGTCTAACAGAACTACAATGTGACAGACATGTATGTGTGTACTGCGGGTGGGGCAGTGGAAGGTGAAATGTGGAGGAGGTGATACTTTAGCACAATCTTAAATAATGAGTAACAGGTGAGGAAGCAGAGGGTGATTAGAGACTGTTATTTCAAGCTTGGTTTGAAAACTGATatagagtgagagagaaagagctaaGTTTCATAAgaaaagggtttttttctttacttaaaaatagaatgcacagatgttagctcagggccagtcttcctcagcaaaaaaaaggctaatcttcctcaaaagaaaaaaagaaaaaagaaaaaaaatagaatgcattTTGGCATGTTTTATAAGCTAAGGATAAGAAGTAGCCAGGGAGAGACTGATTGGGAAAGGTTGATGATACAGAGAAGtaaaaattgatgaaagaaaattctagaagaaatgggATAGCCTCTAAAGAGCTCTAAAGATTAACATTAGGTACCACCAGAAAAAGACATCTTGTCCTCAGAAGTTAGAGGAAGGGTAACAGTGATGGGTTTGAAAGTAGAAATGTTTGTGTGAGGTTATAAGTGTGGGAAGATAAGAATTTACTTGTGCTGACTTACAATTTTTTTATGAAGGGCTCATAAAATGAGTAAGGAAATTGGGGAGAGTGGTGAAAATCTGGAATAACTGTTGTGGGTAGTAAGGTGACCTGATCAGGAACGCAcattattggggccagcccggtggcgcagcggttaagtgcacatgttccgcttcagcgcggccggggattcactggttcagatcccgggtacagacacggcaccgcttggcaagccacgctgtggtaggcgtcccacatataaagtagaggaagatgggcatggatgttagctcagggccagtattcctcagccaaaagaggaagattggcagcagatgttagctcagggctaatcttcctcaaaaaaaagaaacacacattaCTACCAAATAAGAGTTGTGGGCTTAAGCGAGGTCTGAGACCAAATCTGTAGTTGTAAGCATCACCACGGGAGTGAAATTGCCCTCACCAGCTTTCTACAGCCCCAGTGTACAGGTAGATAAGATGGATATCTGGAATAACCTAGGTCATGCATGCAAGAGTTGCTAAAGTCATCTACCGTAGGATGTAGAAGAGAAAATGGTGAGAAACAAAGCCAGAAGGGAAACACACACTTGGGAGAAAAGTGTTGGAGAATGGAGGACTCAGTAACCTACAAAAGGAAGTACATTAGAGTACAGAAAAGGGAGAGATGAAAGGATAAAGTCTGtggtaagagaagagaaaattcaagTTGAAAATTTCAGGGGCTCCTCAGTTCCAAGTGATTAAAAGGTTCAGTGTTTGGTTACGGGAATGACTGGCCACCAGAATCAAAGGGACTGGCGTGCCTGTTTGAGAGCACAGCAGTAGTTTGAATATAGAAACTCTTTCATGTGGGGAAATGATCTCAAGGTAGGCAGGTGACAGTCAGTAAGAAGGGTAGAGGTTATAGCCAAAGGATAGAATAGAATACTTTTAAAggagagaagaacaaaaatgTGGAAGTCGCAACGGAGAACTAGCCAAAGAGCAGGGTGTGAAGGTGGAGACACAGAGGCAGGGGTGTGCTAGGCTAATGCTATTCCAAAGTGCGGGTCAGACCGCCTCAACAGGCTGTAAAATCAATTCAGTGGGGTGCAGCCGCCACTTCTTTCTAAGGAACTAGAACAGAAAATATTAAGAGTACACTGCACATAGTAGAGATTAATGAGGTTTTGTgtgatttttgcttattttattcatataactTTATAAATATGTGTGCATTCACTAGGTTGTGATATAAAATGATATGTTTCTTACTGTAGTCACTggcaaaaaagtttgaaaaaaattacttaaagaGAACAATGGGATTCCCAGGGAGCACTCATCTGTCAAACACCTGCAGGGGTCGGTGGGAAACAAACGTGGCAAACGGTAGTGTCCACGTCCCATCTGAAGCCGTCAGCTACCACAGCTCCAACTGAACGACACCAGAGGGGAGAATGGGCCCACTGTCCCACATCTGTCAACTCTGAGAAGGAGAGAGCTACTTTTTTATGTGAACTCTCTCAGTTTTTAGCTGTTGTGGGAGGTCTTAAGGGCTATACTTTGCCTGTAGGCTGCCTTTTGTCCTCTCTGATTAAAGGGAGGCAGAAGGTAGAATATTCTGTGAAGAGGACAACCAATTAATTAATAGATATAAAGAAAGTTTATTTACAAGGCAAAGGGATGAAGGCATGATGGAAATGGAGGGAGCtcagcagtggagagggagctgggggagggagggcacgGAAACCCTCACCTGGAAGCCTGAAGCGACTCAGTAGGACTACAAGATTAAAATGATCCAAATACGGAAGTATCTAATAAAAGTCTCCCGAAAATGCATTCTTCTTTCTATATTAAAATCAGTCCCTTCTGATTCTCCTGGCAGATACAGGGCTTCAGATGGTAGGGAGTCTGACTCCCTTACAAACACTGCGACAGACCCCCGTGTGGTATCTTGGTACATTAGCTGATGCCTAAATACTTCGGTTCTAGCACAGTGGTGCTGCTTACACGCACACAGCTCAGTCTGAGCAACGCCACACCACCTTTGTTTAGGAAATGCCTGTCCAATTATTTGAACACCTTACTGAATTCTTCCCctgtattttcactttaaaaaataagccaaaaaaggACATAAAAGCTGATAGTAGTGATACAACACATAAGTTTCACTGTCAACCACCACAAAGATGGGAATGATTGACCATGTCAAAAATATAATTCCTTAGTCTCAATCATGAAACACACGCCAGTCAACTGTGTATtcaattggggggaaaaaaggaaagcacaTGTGTTTTGGCTAAACAATACGCTGTattaaggttttaaaattttttgcaatCTGAAAATGAAGCTCCTTTTCTTTCATAGACTGATTGTTGAAAAGCACTGTATAAATGTAGGAAACAGCttttatttattacaatttataaaatatgctTAGTTCTCTGCTTTTATGTACAGTGTGctactgaaaatatatataaaagtcaGTCTCACGTCCTCAGCTCTTCCAAATGATGGGCCTTTTCATTCATCACACACCCACCACTTCCATCCAGTCACAGTGAGTTTTAACACAGAAACATTTTACACTTTCTTATTATCTAACTGCTGTCCTCCTCTAGATTTCATATTCATCTGTggtcatttttctaaataattatgATTTCTTTTAACTTACTTACCTATCGTTGTTCTATTTTTCCCAACTAGCCAGCAGTGGTAGCTGAACAGCGACAGGACGCTGATGAAGAACATTGtagacacaaagaaaagaaaaagcacgTGGAATTTTGCACGTGTAGCTGAGAGTTCATTCTGAGGCAAGAAAAAAGGAGTTAATTTTGAGGATGGTCAACCtctaaaatatattcttatttgGTTCTTCCTAAAGATTGTTGAATACACCAAAAAATTTGCCAGATATGAAGAGTAatgaaataaattagataatatatcCAAAAGCGACATTTCCAAAAGCAGAGAATTGGTATTATTAAAGGAGCTTCTTACATAAAATGTcagaaagtcatttaaaaaattcctcttaaatatgtaaaaattttagCAATACTTTCCAGtagtaaagaaaaaagagggacacttttctctaagcttttctttcctgctttccagGCAGCCCTCGTTTACTGCACGGCGCTTCACCACGCTCTGCAGATACTGCATTCCACGAGACCCTCCACAGCAAAAGATCCCAACTCGATGGGGGCTCAGACAATGGGCAGAAATTTTCAGCAATAAAGTGCTTTTCAAAGTATGTACATTGTTATTTTAGCCATAATGCTCTTGCACACTTAGACTCCAGTATAGTACAGAatgtaacttttatatgcactgggaaaccagaaGCCTCCTGTGACTCACTTGCCTGTGCTAATTGCTTTATTCCGGTGCTCTAGAACCGTGCCTGCAACatctccgaggtatgcctgtGTATTCAAGCTTTCTCCAACGTCCAGGATATACGAGAGTTTCCtccatttatgttaaaatatttgcttCCTTTAAATATATGCTGCTAACCAGAAGCTAATtgtgataattttattttcatccttcTTTAATCTCTACTTTTGGAACACCACTCTAAACGTGCCCAGGCCCTCAGCGGCTTTGATTCCTACCTTTTTTATCCTTGCTCCACTCCTACAGAGCTTTGTTCGGCAATTGGCAATTTGGGTAAAGAAATTTACCATAAGGTATTAGTGAACGAAAACAGCTTCTCTGTTACCCATTCTTATGGCTATATTCATTTTAACAGAAGCAAAGTCTTAACTTAAAAGAAATTCCTATCTATTAATAGGAGAAGGAGGAAGCCTTTAAGTGTtagcttttaaaacaaaactgtacaGGCAAATGACAGACTCCACTAAAACATGAGGTGGTCCTGCTTGATTTAAACACCGTTTACAGGTTAAAAGGAAGCATTAGGTAAATCTGATATTTATCTTGTTCACTTCTCTCCCAGGGTAACTACACTACCTTTTAAATACGTCAAGTGATCCTTCTATCTCCCCGTCTTGTGAAGCAAATGAGTACTACAGTCACGCGTCAGTTTCGGACACGgacagaccgcatatacgacggtggtcccacaagatgaggaccacacagcctaggtgtgtgtGGGCTACAtaatctaggtttgcgtaagtacacactatgatgttcgcacaacaacgatatcacctaacgacacactgctcagaatgtacccctgtcGATAAACAACACACGACTACATACATATCCACTATAAATGTCACAAAAGAGATGACAAGAATGTCATGGCAATAATGTATTTTACCTTTGCACAACTCTCTGTAGATTTCCTGCGGCAAAGCTTGTACAAATAGAGACAATGTATTAACAAACCAATTTTCATACAAAGTTATCCTGAGCACCAGCTGTATAACCCTTTTATGTTCTAAAGGGACACTAAGATGTTGTTCTCTAAAAGTCAccaatattttctcaaaaaatacGGAAGAGAAAACAGACAACATTTAGCTCTTCAAGCACATTTCAGGTAGACTTTAAATACACACTTTTccctttagtttttaaaaaaatcttctgattAGTAGTTTCTGAAAACTAGACGATGTTTTTACTACTTTTACTGCTATTCTTAAGTCTTCTAAGAGGTGTTGTCACTTGCCCCTCTCTGGTTTGGTTTCAGC
Above is a genomic segment from Equus caballus isolate H_3958 breed thoroughbred chromosome 17, TB-T2T, whole genome shotgun sequence containing:
- the LOC100050287 gene encoding transcription elongation factor A protein-like 8, whose protein sequence is MQKSCEENEGKPQNMPKAEEDRPSEDVPQEAEGNPQPSEEGVSQEAEGNLRGGLIQPGQGLKEDTPVRHLDPEEMIRGVDELERLIEELRRVRNKFVMMLWKQRHSRSRPYPVCFRP